A single region of the Nicotiana sylvestris chromosome 6, ASM39365v2, whole genome shotgun sequence genome encodes:
- the LOC138870930 gene encoding uncharacterized protein: MYVVHCEVYTNHRSLQHLFKQKDLNLQQQRWLEVLKDYSITILYHMIKANVVVDTLSRKAKSMGSLAYLLIVKRPSAMDVQDLANQFVILDDLEIIHVLSYVVSQPSLLEHIRAHHFDDLHLLVLKDTVQRGGTEEVVIGDDDVIQLQGRICIPNVDGLRDLILE; this comes from the coding sequence atgTATGTTGTTCATTGTGAGGTCTATACCAACCATCGgagtctccagcacttgttcaagcagaaggatcttaatttgcagcAGCAGAGATGGTTAGAGGTACTGAAAGATTATTCTATCACCATATTATATCATATgataaaggccaatgtggtggtcgatacATTAAGTAGGAAGGCaaagagtatgggcagtttggcatatttacTTATAGTAAAGAGGCCATCagccatggatgttcaggacttggccaatcagtttgtgataTTGGATGATTTGGAGATCATCCATGTTCTTTCTTATGTTGTGTCACAGCCATCGTTGTTGGAGCATATCAGGGCTCATCATTTTGATGATCTTCACTTGTTGGTGTTGAAGGATACAGTGCAGCGGGGTGGTACCGAGGAGGTTGTGATTGGTGATGATGATGTTATACAGCTTCAAGGCCGGATTTGTATTCCAAATGTGGATGGGTTGAGAGATTTGATACTCGAGTAG